In Megalopta genalis isolate 19385.01 chromosome 7, iyMegGena1_principal, whole genome shotgun sequence, a single window of DNA contains:
- the LOC117225239 gene encoding pancreatic triacylglycerol lipase-like, whose product MESFRVWLVLGMVSLSLEHVAEGAVDTGTIFFRCYKGASFNDVNIKQIGNLIPQLNLREQTVFHIHGYTENVERESVTIIVRAYLNYTTKNIIAIDYRHIADNNNYIADVVLVNEVGSAIANALHTLVATGLNPNGIHIIGHSLGGQLAASVGSHTNFIVPRITGLDPAGPLYYTGRYLKAGDAAFVDIIHTDEGVLGQIYNSGDVDFLPNAGHRPQPGCSILATLQVPDALCSHHRSWRYYAESVGNPHGFLADPCLNVGLLLCDRSNVVPMGYATPSNARGKYYLYTNSQYPFALGLNGLAQFLPK is encoded by the exons ATGTTGCTGAGGGAGCAGTAGACACGGGGACTATTTTCTTCCGTTGTTATAA GGGTGCCTCGTTTAACGATGTTAACATCAAACAAATAGGCAATCTGATTCCTCAATTGAATTTGCGCGAGCAGACAGTGTTTCACATTCATGGCTACACAGAGAATGTGGAACGTGAAAGTGTCACAATAATAGTACGAG CTTATCTCAATTATACGACGAAAAACATAATCGCAATCGACTACAGACACATTGCAGACAATAATAATTACATCGCCGACGTGGTGCTAGTTAATGAAGTTGGTAGTGCTATTGCCAATGCACTGCATACACTGGTAGCGACGGGCTTGAATCCCAATGGTATTCACATAATTGGACATTCTTTAGGTGGCCAACTTGCTGCATCCGTAGGatcgcatacaaatttcattGTTCCTAGAATAACAG GTTTGGATCCTGCTGGTCCTTTATACTACACTGGTAGGTACTTAAAGGCCGGCGATGCTGCATTTGTCGACATCATACATACTGATGAAGGGGTCCTCGGTCAAATTTATAACAGTGGCGACGTGGATTTCCTCCCTAACGCAGGCCACAGGCCACAGCCTGGCTGTTCTATTCTGGCTACCTTACAGGTCCCTGATG CACTTTGCAGTCATCATAGATCTTGGAGGTACTATGCAGAATCGGTCGGTAATCCTCATGGATTCTTAGCTGACCCATGCCTCAATGTTGGCCTGCTACTATGTGACCGGTCAAATGTAGTTCCTATGGGATACGCTACGCCATCTAATGC CAGGGGCAAGTATTATCTCTATACAAATTCTCAATACCCGTTCGCCTTAGGATTGAACGGACTAGCACAGTTCCTACCTAAATAA